The following coding sequences lie in one Synechococcus sp. PCC 7336 genomic window:
- a CDS encoding J domain-containing protein, whose amino-acid sequence MREPTYYDRLGVAPWASIQEIRHAYRDLSKRYHPDISPLAPDIAKQRFQGIHEAYAILTNPTQRALYDGRTGFGTVPIVQIQDPPSNGYPERAEAGRVSAASYEITRRPLSDSEQFALFTLVVTIALSLALVAFLSWSG is encoded by the coding sequence ATGCGCGAGCCGACTTACTACGATCGCTTGGGTGTCGCTCCCTGGGCCTCCATTCAGGAGATTCGCCATGCCTACCGAGACCTCAGCAAGCGCTACCATCCCGATATCTCCCCCTTGGCCCCCGACATTGCCAAGCAACGCTTCCAAGGCATCCACGAAGCCTACGCCATTCTGACGAATCCCACCCAACGGGCCCTCTACGATGGCCGGACCGGCTTCGGCACGGTGCCCATCGTGCAAATCCAAGATCCCCCCTCCAACGGTTACCCCGAGCGAGCAGAGGCCGGTCGAGTCAGTGCTGCATCCTACGAAATTACCCGCCGTCCCCTCTCCGACTCCGAACAATTTGCCTTATTTACTTTAGTGGTAACGATCGCCCTCTCTCTCGCCCTGGTGGCATTTTTGAGCTGGTCAGGCTGA